The Toxorhynchites rutilus septentrionalis strain SRP chromosome 3, ASM2978413v1, whole genome shotgun sequence genome includes a region encoding these proteins:
- the LOC129773150 gene encoding uncharacterized protein LOC129773150, with protein sequence MGKKMKANLQLREAVIGFVYRTEKFVKNYDADTDVHQLQERIAKLDEKWSKFESVQGDIEELEEDENNMAAHEQFRADFEELFFKVKTGLRSKLPFSPPSPTATSSIRDRNVGACTGIRLPKISLPEFNGEYDKWLPFFDTFRSLIHENTDLNQIQKFHHLRASLRGEALKVVDSFQMSEASYEVAWSALVKRYSNKYLQKKRHVNAMLQYPKVKKRSANGIHELIECFDRHTKILDQLGEITTDWGAMLMQLLVSKLDDESLKDWEERAVKKDDPVFADVMEFLEGQTRILDAVAVDRRSENLPSHFSTANSSFKKSGSKFSVHATTDTPSMQCLQCNGRHYLTSCPAFGQMSLEKRFQVVNSKKLCSNCLKQGHLNRDCTSRFRCRTCSKKHHSLLHPGIDAAAFTPTVNPTTQVPSSNRQQTSPSTHVVSTDDSLQTVQSSVATIFASNVATEHREYHVFLSTVLVSVKDCNGRSHLARALLDSGSQANLISDRLCQILKLPRKGVSVPISGIGSSTFRVSHSVSTTISSRISDYSVPMEFFVMKKVTEDQPSATIPIGDWNLPTDIELADPGFNKRGAIDLLLGLEYFYEFLLLNGGRVQIQRIGNGRPLFVNTVFGWVAAGKVNLGRMNPVPVCHVAVDNSLEQKIERFWTIEEIQDVPRLTQEEIDCENHYKVTFSRDTEGRYVVRLPKRLGFEKMIGDSREMAVRRLIQLERRFKRDEDLHKRYSDSIRDYLINGHMLLVEDVEERSEHRLVCYLPHHPVIKETSTTTKIRPVFDRSAKTTSNYSLNNALMTGPVIQDQLIDLILRFRKHKVALVADIEKMYLQVKVHSDDCPLQRILWRFSPSDPIKTYELQRVTFGLAPSSFFATRSLQQLAEDEGDAFPRAKAALVDDFYIDDYIGGADSVEEAVLLRQELEQLLPKGGFRLRKWNSSTEGVLEGVSAEDLGTQTTLVLDKEEQVKALGVIWKPGPDVLGIGVSTSSIIGCWTRRQVYSVIARLFDPLGLIGPVITWAKVRMQQLWVATQDWDEPLSQELTERWAQFYEQLPLLSNVKVNRFAFCSQPYLVQFHIFSDASEAAYGACIYARTISQTGLIKVELLSSKSRPAPLKRVSIARLELCGALLAAKLYQKVRHALKMDDTEAWFWSDSTVVLCWLRSPSYVWPTYVANRVSQIQEWTKGHRWNHVKGTENPADLVSRGVTPKDFVDLQNWFHGPAWLSLLDQHWNNPKRYEDPPEDQLERKRIILTALTHMEPHPLIDRISSYWKLLRVTVLCLRFARKCQRRHNEIPDISHISVAELQVAKQVLVRQVQQEAFATELKELSNHRVVPVRSPLKLLNPFLDQQGVLRVGGRLEAANESFPVRHPIIIPSKHSFSRLVAVAYHQLSLHAGPRMTLAQVRQEYWPLNGMSLASYTYRNCIRCFRSNPVPATQPPGQLPRSRTLPARPFATTGVDFCGPIYLKPVHRKAAAQKAYIAVFVCFCTKAVHLELVGDLSTAKFIAALRRFVGKRGVPAEIQSDNGLNFKGASNELRALYDLLNDSSSATTISNEAAQIGIVWKFIPPKAPNFGGLWEAAVKSAKSSLVKLLGQRRLSFEDMTTVLGQVEAVMNSRPLTPLSEDPDELDVLTPGHFLTGSSLLAIPDPDYTGVPTNRLEHYQQLQQLIQQHWKRWRREYISQLHNVNQRAFPPIKLKVGQMVVLKEDDKAPYSWPLGRITEVHPGPDGVVRVVTLRTSQGIYKRPASRVCLLPFEKDSRGQPSTSCLLQSTSGTPRDVTSPTHNYEAQGHNNATTISNEAAQIGIVWKFIPPKAPNFGGLWEAAVKSAKSSLVKLLGQRRLSFEDMTTVLGQVEAVMNSRPLTPLSEDPDELDVLTPGHFLTGSSLLAIPDPDYTGVPTNRLEHYQQLQQLIQQHWKRWRREYISQLHNVNQRAFPPIKLKVGQMVVLKEDDKAPYSWPLGRITEVHPGPDGVVRVVTLRTSQGIYKRPASRVCLLPFEKDSRGQPSTSCLLQSTSGTPRDVTSPTHNYEAQGHNK encoded by the exons aTGGGGAAGAAGATGAAGGCAAACCTTCAACTCCGAGAGGCTGTTATCGGATTCGTATACCGGACCGAAAAGTTTGTTAAGAACTACGACGCTGACACCGACGTCCACCAACTGCAAGAACGGATAGCAAAACTGGATGAGAAGTGGAGCAAATTTGAAAGCGTCCAAGGTGACATTGAGGAATTGGAGGAGGATGAAAATAACATGGCGGCCCATGAGCAGTTTCGAGCGGATTTCGAGGAGCTGTTTTTTAAGGTAAAGACAGGGTTGAGGTCCAAGTTACCATTCTCTCCACCCTCTCCCACCGCTACTTCTTCCATTAGAGATAGGAATGTGGGTGCATGTACTGGCATTCGCTTGCCCAAGATCAGCTTGCCAGAGTTCAATGGGGAATACGATAAATGGCTGCCATTCTTTGATACTTTCCGATCATTGATTCATGAAAACACGGATTTAAATCAGatccaaaaatttcatcatttgcGAGCGTCTCTAAGGGGTGAAGCACTTAAGGTGGTTGATTCTTTCCAAATGAGCGAAGCTAGTTATGAGGTCGCCTGGTCCGCCTTGGTGAAACGTTATTCGAATAAATACCTTCAGAAGAAACGCCATGTAAACGCGATGTTGCAATACCCGAAAGTGAAGAAGAGGTCGGCAAATGGAATACACGAGTTAATTGAATGCTTCGATCGACATACGAAAATTCTCGATCAACTGGGAGAAATTACTACGGACTGGGGAGCGATGTTGATGCAGTTGTTGGTGTCGAAACTTGACGATGAGTCGCTGAAGGACTGGGAGGAGCGTGCGGTCAAGAAAGACGATCCTGTTTTCGCAGATGTTATGGAGTTTCTTGAAGGACAGACGCGGATCCTGGATGCTGTAGCGGTCGATCGACGTTCGGAGAATCTGCCATCACATTTCTCCACCGCTAACTCCAGCTTCAAGAAATCGGGTTCCAAATTTTCTGTGCATGCAACCACGGACACTCCCTCGATGCAGTGTCTTCAATGCAACGGTCGACATTACCTCACAAGCTGTCCTGCATTTGGCCAGATGTCATTAGAGAAACGTTTCCAAGTAGTCAACTCTAAGAAGCTGTGCAGTAACTGTTTGAAACAAGGTCATCTGAATCGTGACTGCACTTCGCGTTTCCGTTGTCGCACTTGTAGCAAGAaacaccattctcttctccacCCTGGAATAGACGCGGCGGCTTTCACTCCAACTGTTAATCCAACTACGCAGGTGCCGTCTTCGAATCGGCAACAAACAAGCCCTTCCAcacatgtggtttcaacagacGATTCTTTGCAAACGGTGCAGAGTTCAGTGGCCACAATTTTCGCTTCCAACGTCGCGACAGAACATCGAGAGTATCATGTCTTCCTTTCCACGGTACTGGTGTCGGTAAAGGACTGCAACGGGCGGTCACATCTGGCAAGGGCGCTTTTGGACAGTGGGTCACAGGCAAATCTTATCTCGGATCGTCTGTGTCAGATTCTCAAGTTACCTCGGAAAGGAGTTAGTGTGCCGATTTCTGGTATTGGTAGTTCTACTTTTCGAGTTTCACATTCCGTGTCGACGACGATTTCATCTCGAATAAGCGATTACTCAGTACCGATGGAATTCTTTGTAATGAAGAAAGTGACTGAGGACCAACCATCAGCGACTATCCCCATTGGAGACTGGAATCTTCCAACCGACATCGAGTTAGCTGATCCAGGGTTCAACAAACGTGGTGCGATTGACCTTCTTCTCGGATTGGAATATTTCTACGAGTTCCTCCTGCTCAATGGTGGCCGGGTTCAAATCCAGCGCATAGGCAACGGGCGTCCACTATTCGTCAACACAGTATTCGGGTGGGTTGCAGCAGGAAAGGTTAACTTAGGTCGAATGAATCCAGTTCCCGTTTGTCATGTGGCAGTTGACAACTCATTGGAGCAGAAGATCGAGCGATTCTGGACTATTGAGGAGATTCAGGACGTTCCGCGGCTAACACAAGAAGAAATCGATTGCGAAAATCATTATAAAGTCACGTTTTCGCGTGACACCGAAGGACGATATGTGGTTCGGCTCCCAAAACGATTGGGTTTCGAAAAGATGATCGGAGACTCAAGAGAAATGGCGGTACGGCGATTGATTCAGCTGGAGAGGCGTTTTAAGCGGGATGAAGATTTGCATAAGCGGTACAGTGACTCCATACGAGACTACTTGATCAACGGGCACATGTTATTGGTCGAAGATGTGGAGGAACGGTCTGAGCATCGGCTCGTGTGTTACTTGCCACATCATCCGGTCATCAAGGAGACCAGCACGACAACAAAGATTCGACCAGTGTTCGATAGATCAGCCAAGACAACCAGTAATTATTCCCTTAACAATGCACTGATGACGGGACCGGTTATTCAGGATCAACTAATTGATCTGATCTTACGTTTCCGCAAGCACAAGGTAGCGTTAGTCGCAGACATCGAAAAGATGTACCTACAGGTGAAGGTGCATTCGGACGACTGTCCACTCCAACGCATTCTCTGGCGGTTCTCTCCATCCGATCCGATAAAGACTTACGAGTTACAACGGGTAACATTTGGTTTGGCGCCCTCTTCTTTCTTCGCTACTCGATCACTCCAGCAGTTGGCGGAAGATGAAGGCGATGCGTTCCCACGAGCGAAAGCGGCGCTCGTCGACGATTTCTATATAGACGATTACATCGGAGGCGCTGATTCTGTGGAAGAAGCGGTATTACTGAGACAGGAACTTGAGCAGTTGTTACCAAAAGGTGGTTTTCGATTGCGCAAATGGAATTCCAGTACGGAAGGCGTGCTGGAAGGCGTATCTGCAGAAGATTTAGGAACGCAAACTACATTGGTGCTCGACAAGGAAGAGCAAGTGAAGGCGCTAGGTGTCATTTGGAAACCGGGGCCGGATGTACTTGGTATCGGCGTCTCCACATCTAGCATAATCGGTTGCTGGACTAGGCGACAGGTGTATTCGGTCATTGCACGACTTTTCGACCCACTCGGACTCATTGGTCCAGTCATAACATGGGCCAAGGTTCGGATGCAGCAGCTCTGGGTGGCTACCCAAGATTGGGACGAGCCACTTTCACAGGAATTAACGGAACGGTGGGCTCAATTCTACGAACAACTTCCTCTCCTCTCTAATGTGAAGGTGAATCGTTTCGCCTTCTGCTCGCAGCCATACCTGGTGCAGTTTCACATCTTCTCAGATGCGTCGGAGGCGGCGTATGGGGCGTGTATTTATGCTCGAACGATTAGTCAAACGGGACTGATCAAGGTGGAGTTATTGTCATCAAAATCACGACCAGCACCGCTGAAAAGGGTCAGCATCGCAAGGTTGGAGCTCTGCGGGGCGTTGCTCGCAGCGAAACTCTACCAAAAAGTACGACATGCGCTAAAGATGGACGACACTGAAGCTTGGTTTTGGTCTGATTCGACGGTGGTCCTTTGCTGGTTGAGATCACCATCCTATGTCTGGCCGACGTACGTTGCGAACCGTGTCTCACAAATCCAGGAATGGACGAAAGGTCATCGATGGAATCACGTCAAGGGGACGGAGAATCCAGCCGATCTCGTGTCACGAGGAGTCACACCGAAGGACTTTGTCGATCTGCAAAACTGGTTCCACGGTCCTGCTTGGTTATCGTTGCTGGACCAACACTGGAATAATCCCAAACGGTATGAAGATCCACCGGAAGACCAATTAGAACGAAAACGGATCATTTTAACCGCTTTAACACATATGGAACCACATCCACTAATCGACCGTATCTCATCGTACTGGAAGTTGCTTCGAGTAACAGTTCTTTGTTTACGCTTCGCGCGGAAATGTCAACGTCGACACAACGAAATTCCTGACATCTCTCACATCAGTGTCGCAGAACTGCAAGTCGCAAAACAAGTTTTGGTTCGTCAGGTGCAGCAGGAAGCGTTCGCTACAGAGCTTAAGGAGCTATCCAATCATCGCGTCGTCCCAGTCCGTTCACCGCTGAAACTCCTCAACCCGTTTCTCGATCAGCAAGGCGTACTCCGTGTTGGTGGCCGGCTTGAAGCCGCGAACGAATCGTTTCCCGTAAGGCACCCCATCATCATCCCTAGCAAACACTCGTTCTCGCGTCTTGTCGCTGTTGCATACCATCAGCTCTCCCTTCACGCTGGCCCACGTATGACGCTCGCACAAGTCCGCCAGGAATATTGGCCCCTGAATGGCATGTCTCTAGCAAGCTATACTTACCGGAATTGCATTCGCTGTTTCCGAAGCAACCCTGTCCCTGCCACTCAACCTCCCGGACAGCTTCCTCGTTCTCGAACACTTCCCGCTCGACCTTTTGCCACTACTGGCGTAGATTTCTGTGGACCAATCTACCTCAAACCCGTTCACCGCAAAGCTGCAGCGCAGAAGGCCTACATCGCTGTTTTCGTCTGCTTCTGTACCAAAGCAGTTCACTTGGAGTTAGTGGGCGATTTGTCGACAGCTAAATTCATCGCCGCTCTTCGTCGTTTCGTTGGAAAACGAGGCGTTCCTGCCGAAATCCAATCGGACAACGGGCTCAATTTCAAAGGAGCTAGCAACGAACTCCGAGCGCTATACGATCTGCTCAATGATTCCTCAAGCGCAACCACCATTAGCAACGAAGCAGCTCAGATTGGAATCGTGTGGAAATTCATTCCACCGAAAGCTCCAAACTTCGGTGGTCTTTGGGAAGCCGCCGTCAAATCCGCTAAGTCTTCTCTGGTGAAACTTCTCGGACAACGTCGGCTGTCGTTCGAGGATATGACCACCGTTCTTGGTCAGGTTGAAGCGGTAATGAATTCTCGCCCTTTGACACCCCTTTCCGAGGACCCCGACGAATTGGATGTTCTGACCCCGGGTCATTTTCTCACCGGATCTTCGTTGTTGGCGATTCCAGATCCGGACTATACAGGCGTTCCAACCAATAGGCTCGAACACTACCAACAACTTCAACAGCTCATCCAGCAGCACTGGAAGCGTTGGCGAAGGGAGTACATCTCGCAACTCCATAACGTCAACCAGCGTGCCTTTCCACCGATCAAACTGAAGGTCGGACAGATGGTCGTCCTGAAGGAGGATGACAAAGCACCGTACTCTTGGCCCCTCGGCCGTATCACTGAAGTCCACCCTGGCCCGGACGGAGTGGTCAGAGTAGTGACTCTGAGGACATCGCAAGGGATATACAAACGGCCGGCGTCTCGTGTTTGCCTGTTGCCGTTTGAGAAGGACTCGAGAGGGCAACCATCAACCTCCTGCCTTCTGCAGTCAACCAGTGGAACCCCGAGGGACGTGACGTCCCCTACTCACAACTATGAAGCACAAGGACATAACAA CGCAACCACCATTAGCAACGAAGCAGCTCAGATTGGAATCGTGTGGAAATTCATTCCACCGAAAGCTCCAAACTTCGGTGGTCTTTGGGAAGCCGCCGTCAAATCCGCTAAGTCTTCTCTGGTGAAACTTCTCGGACAACGTCGGCTGTCGTTCGAGGATATGACCACCGTTCTTGGTCAGGTTGAAGCGGTAATGAATTCTCGCCCTTTGACACCCCTTTCCGAGGACCCCGACGAATTGGATGTTCTGACCCCGGGTCATTTTCTCACCGGATCTTCGTTGTTGGCGATTCCAGATCCGGACTATACAGGCGTTCCAACCAATAGGCTCGAACACTACCAACAACTTCAACAGCTCATCCAGCAGCACTGGAAGCGTTGGCGAAGGGAGTACATCTCGCAACTCCATAACGTCAACCAGCGTGCCTTTCCACCGATCAAACTGAAGGTCGGACAGATGGTCGTCCTGAAGGAGGATGACAAAGCACCGTACTCTTGGCCCCTCGGCCGTATCACTGAAGTCCACCCTGGCCCGGACGGAGTGGTCAGAGTAGTGACTCTGAGGACATCGCAAGGGATATACAAACGGCCGGCGTCTCGTGTTTGCCTGTTGCCGTTTGAGAAGGACTCGAGAGGGCAACCATCAACCTCCTGCCTTCTGCAGTCAACCAGTGGAACCCCGAGGGACGTGACGTCCCCTACTCACAACTATGAAGCACAAGGACATAACAAGTGA